ACGATCGATACGCCGACCTTCGAAGTGCACCGAGCCGGCGATCAGCGGCAGAAGGCCCGAGATCGCCCGAATGAGGGTGGTCTTTCCTGCTCCGTTGGACCCCAGAAGGGAAACGATCTGGTTCTCTTTCAGCTCCAGAGAGGCGTCCCTGACCGCCGGCAGGTCTCCATACCCCAATCGGATCGAGTCGACCTTCAGCATAGATTGAATTCCTTACCCAGATAGGCCTTGATTACCGCTTCATCGCGGCCGGCTTCCTGCGGCGTGCCATCGAAAATCTTTACGCCGTGATGAATGGTGACAATACGATCGGCCAGGGTCATGACCGCTTTCATCACATGCTCGATCACCAACAGGGTTACGCCGCGCTGTGCAACGCCACGAATCAGTTTGATGGCCTCATCCACTTCCGTGGGATTGAGGCCGGCCATGACCTCGTCCAGAAGCAGGAGTTCCGGCTCGGTGGCCAGAGCCCGGGCCAGCTCCAGGCGTTTTCGACCCGCCAGGGTCAGGGATCCGGCCATCGTGTTTGCGTAGCGTTCGAGACCTAGATCATGGACGATTTCTCCGGCTTTTTGCCTCGCCTGGCCGATAC
This genomic interval from Deltaproteobacteria bacterium contains the following:
- a CDS encoding ABC transporter ATP-binding protein; this translates as MYPVDGGQILFNGRDITSLSPPHKVARLGLARTFQVVKPLAGLSVVDNVVAGAVERADSIGQARQKAGEIVHDLGLERYANTMAGSLTLAGRKRLELARALATEPELLLLDEVMAGLNPTEVDEAIKLIRGVAQRGVTLLVIEHVMKAVMTLADRIVTIHHGVKIFDGTPQEAGRDEAVIKAYLGKEFNLC